In the Longimicrobiales bacterium genome, one interval contains:
- a CDS encoding aminotransferase class V-fold PLP-dependent enzyme, translating to MTPPLECQRHAFGLPREEHYLNCAYMGPLPTASEQAGVDALAKKRVPTRIVPPGDFWATDELRRLFAKLVNVKDPQRIAIQPGVSYGVACAAKNISVAPGQNIVMTHEQFPGNVYSWRRLASESGAELRVATPPEGPGRGAGWNEALLASIDSATVVVAVPHVHWTDGTRFDLEEVGRRCREVGAVLVVDGTQSLGAMPFDVEEVQPDVLICAAYKWLLGPYSFALSYFGERFDDGIPLEETWIARDKSDDFQHLVDYQDAYQPGAIRYDMAERSNFFQAPIAATSIELLLEWRPERIQDYCAELTSGLLAEAEDLGFSVEDAAYRGSHLFGLRMPEGLDLAALKSALAERNISASLRGTALRLSPNVYNDEADIEALMSVLRASVA from the coding sequence ATGACCCCACCTCTAGAGTGCCAACGGCACGCCTTCGGATTGCCGCGTGAAGAGCACTATCTGAATTGTGCGTACATGGGGCCTCTGCCCACCGCTTCCGAGCAGGCGGGTGTGGATGCGTTGGCCAAGAAGCGCGTTCCGACCCGCATCGTCCCGCCGGGTGATTTTTGGGCCACGGACGAGCTCCGGAGGCTGTTCGCGAAGCTGGTGAACGTGAAGGACCCGCAGCGGATCGCGATTCAACCCGGGGTCTCGTACGGCGTAGCATGCGCGGCGAAGAACATTTCTGTCGCACCTGGCCAGAACATTGTGATGACGCACGAGCAGTTCCCTGGGAACGTCTACTCGTGGCGAAGGCTCGCCAGCGAGTCCGGCGCGGAGCTACGCGTAGCGACTCCCCCCGAGGGACCCGGGAGAGGCGCGGGCTGGAACGAGGCTCTCCTCGCGTCGATCGATTCGGCGACAGTTGTCGTGGCCGTGCCGCACGTGCATTGGACAGATGGAACGCGATTCGACCTGGAGGAGGTAGGCCGGCGGTGCCGTGAGGTCGGCGCGGTCCTAGTCGTGGACGGAACACAGTCGTTGGGCGCCATGCCTTTCGACGTGGAGGAGGTCCAGCCGGACGTCCTCATCTGTGCGGCCTATAAGTGGTTGCTTGGGCCGTATTCCTTCGCTCTGTCCTATTTCGGGGAACGCTTCGACGACGGGATCCCGCTCGAGGAGACGTGGATCGCCCGCGACAAGAGCGACGATTTCCAGCACCTCGTCGACTACCAGGACGCCTACCAGCCGGGCGCGATCCGTTATGACATGGCGGAGAGGTCCAATTTTTTTCAGGCGCCCATCGCGGCTACGAGCATCGAGCTACTCCTCGAATGGCGCCCCGAGCGCATTCAGGACTATTGCGCTGAACTGACAAGCGGACTCCTCGCCGAAGCTGAGGACCTGGGCTTCTCGGTGGAGGACGCGGCCTACCGCGGCAGTCATCTGTTCGGACTCAGAATGCCCGAGGGGTTGGACTTGGCCGCGCTGAAGAGTGCGCTTGCCGAACGAAATATCTCCGCTTCGCTTCGCGGAACGGCTCTTCGTCTCTCGCCCAACGTCTACAACGACGAGGCTGATATCGAGGCGTTGATGAGTGTGCTCAGGGCGTCTGTAGCCTGA
- a CDS encoding DUF192 domain-containing protein codes for MAPSAPSAPPAGHAWVIFGADTVLAEVAATPEERAAGLMYRDELAEDAGMLFVFQQPAIQSFWMANTYIPLDIAYMDSSYRITDILQMEPLDTGSYPSTKPVLFALEVIEGWFEEMDIPVGTQADIVFGVQGRR; via the coding sequence GTGGCACCCTCGGCCCCTTCAGCACCGCCCGCTGGCCACGCGTGGGTCATCTTCGGCGCAGACACCGTTCTAGCTGAGGTAGCCGCGACCCCCGAAGAACGGGCGGCGGGATTGATGTACCGAGACGAACTCGCCGAGGACGCCGGCATGCTCTTCGTCTTCCAGCAGCCCGCTATCCAGTCATTCTGGATGGCCAATACCTACATCCCGCTCGACATCGCCTATATGGACTCGTCCTACCGGATCACGGACATCCTGCAGATGGAGCCGCTGGACACTGGTTCGTACCCCAGCACGAAGCCGGTACTGTTCGCACTCGAGGTCATCGAGGGTTGGTTCGAAGAGATGGATATTCCCGTAGGGACTCAGGCCGACATCGTCTTCGGGGTGCAAGGCCGGCGCTGA
- a CDS encoding c-type cytochrome, with the protein MMARLKNMRFTLALLLGVLVAACDATPPPVGIARGEELFDTCAPCHGDMGEGNADIDAPAIAGLPQWYLEAQLESFKAGFRGKHVDDLPALRMRPMAISLTRDGDVPSVAEYVASLEGSFPESTLSGNAGAGAERYASVCVACHGEDGLGNELLRSPPLVQLNDWYLVQELQNFKSGARGANPADTWGGQMRINSLALDDQAMVDVIAYVQTLR; encoded by the coding sequence ATGATGGCTCGACTCAAAAACATGCGATTCACCCTAGCGCTGCTGCTCGGCGTTCTCGTGGCTGCGTGCGATGCGACCCCTCCTCCCGTGGGCATAGCCCGTGGCGAAGAGCTGTTCGACACGTGCGCGCCGTGCCACGGAGACATGGGCGAAGGCAACGCGGATATCGACGCTCCGGCTATCGCCGGACTCCCTCAATGGTACCTGGAGGCTCAGCTCGAGTCTTTCAAGGCCGGCTTCCGCGGCAAACATGTCGATGACCTTCCTGCGCTGCGCATGCGGCCCATGGCGATCTCGCTGACGCGTGACGGGGACGTTCCCTCCGTCGCTGAATATGTGGCGAGCCTCGAGGGTTCCTTCCCTGAGAGCACTCTGAGCGGTAACGCGGGGGCGGGTGCAGAGCGCTACGCTTCGGTGTGCGTCGCCTGTCACGGTGAGGATGGACTCGGCAACGAACTCTTGCGGTCCCCTCCCCTCGTGCAGCTGAACGATTGGTACCTCGTTCAGGAACTGCAGAACTTCAAGTCCGGTGCTCGTGGCGCCAACCCTGCGGACACATGGGGCGGTCAGATGCGCATCAACTCGCTCGCACTCGACGACCAGGCGATGGTGGATGTCATCGCTTATGTCCAGACACTACGCTGA